Proteins encoded together in one Vitis vinifera cultivar Pinot Noir 40024 chromosome 4, ASM3070453v1 window:
- the LOC100254025 gene encoding uncharacterized protein LOC100254025 has product MEAFFSLITHLSLLILLFQAAHSGTVTGNGVADQWRHPRVHYVQESIKGFELREDDMAFSPESSPLAAPAPTPGGVISTSPDYTWPFHYKQVNSPSSSPTNSPPSADADEGMPFINSNPTVPLPTGETDSVTIRPLPISAHQDQMEAVLAFQITVSFMVCVILFKG; this is encoded by the exons ATGGAAGCCTTTTTCAGTCTCATCACCCATCTCTCACTTCTCATTCTTCTCTTCCAAGCTGCTCATTCTGGTACTGTCACAGGAAATGGAGTTGCAGATCAATGGAGACACCCCCGTGTCCATTATGTTCAAGAGTCCATCA AGGGTTTCGAGCTGCGTGAAGACGACATGGCTTTCTCGCCAGAATCATCTCCATTAGCAGCTCCTGCACCAACTCCAGGTGGAGTTATATCAACCTCACCGGACTACACTTGGCCTTTCCACTACAAACAAGTGAATTCACCAAGCTCATCACCCACAAACAGCCCTCCATCAGCAGATGCAGATGAGGGTATGCCCTTTATTAACAGTAATCCCACCGTCCCTCTCCCCACCGGTGAAACTGACTCTGTTACCATACGACCCTTGCCCATTTCTGCTCACCAAGACCAG ATGGAGGCCGTGCTTGCATTTCAGATTACAGTTAGTTTTATGGTTTGCGTCATACTCTTTAAGGGATGA
- the LOC100259153 gene encoding uncharacterized protein LOC100259153, with translation MKLLSSRPIFLFASYFSSPPPYLFFISHFTTSTTPLSSSYRRHEDESRTVKVSVWWDFENCNIPAGVNVFKIAHSITAAVRANGIKGPLQITAFGDVSQLARSNQEALSSTGINLAHIPNGGKNSADRSLLLDLMYWVSQNPPPAHLFLISGDRDFASILHRLRMSNYNVLLASPGTASGVLCSAASIMWNWNALVRGENLTGKHFNQPPDGPYGSWYGHFKVPLEDPFSVVEQPSSPQAEELSEPGLDSKLRPIPRIVMRQIRHILNSYPKGVSITELRSELGKSNVKIDKDFYGYRKFSHFLLSMPHILKLQSRGDGQYCVQRIASKAPEPVESIAPISVGPVSNSENRELSLNPKLHNTELSGSGAVNGKSSLPLSPELKVKEPPTKVEEPPIKEEEPPPLGQKVAETTNAHAAEEHLSPVEGPESSSEVGFFKKIWRKWFSSKDGGFEKESNRIPEKCGTCDDSSEKIKSEEKCMDSKSQQADPIEMVSISSSNDDGSFLDKKSTRSSETYDDKSIASSNFFNKVANWCKFWRASPQSDVLSDQSWERLNQINSHSEKHDCFSEDSLWSDIKSFMATPKGSVLVSQSRTREQMAQNLRKEGPLVLGSLTETDLLHLVDLLISDKKWVEENPTQTSPFKVIWPVGKKSTSSQPHVSNGLSSIFLGTQSQSNLQRQLEHGEKRDQNLPHTGASRPVIDKKMLDRSRSEILAHCQKLVDEILKEYPEGFNMGAFRKLFLERYGYSLDVQKLGYQRLASLLQIMPGVKIESTYIVPSWTASKGSLLESSDTNGQEDNVSGKVGNSDSELSDASRKEDDLDSPWEELGPVADTNSNRNEMESELRRKKKEETVRQVHLDYEPSPSDDDFSDSEGETSLSTGTDRQERPKISKEDSSLLRILDSWYSSKEDNKRRDGVENADGMIDCSRNDLKSSGSSGFFSEDDTSPINCRKKQRPVRSYSFVSDHGDDKDKLIDGILGSLKKSGESRMHS, from the exons ATGAAACTTCTCTCTTCAAGACCCATTTTCCTCTTCgcttcttatttttcttctccacCGCCATACCTgttcttcatttctcatttcaCAACTTCTACAACCCCATTGTCTTCTTCTTACAGGCGCCACGAAGATGAGTCCCGAACCGTGAAAGTCTCGGTGTGGTGGGACTTCGAGAATTGTAATATCCCGGCGGGTGTTAACGTCTTCAAAATTGCGCATAGCATTACTGCTGCAGTTAGGGCTAATGGAATCAAGGGTCCCCTTCAGATTACGGCGTTTGGTGATGTTTCGCAGCTCGCGAGATCCAATCAGGAGGCTTTGTCTTCTACGGGAATCAATCTCGCTCACATTCCTAACG GTGGAAAGAACAGTGCTGATAGATCTCTTCTTCTAGATCTTATGTATTGGGTCTCTCAAAATCCTCCACCTGCACACCTTTTTTTAATTTCGGGTGATAGGGATTTTGCTAGCATTTTACACCGGTTAAGAATGAGCAACTACAATGTCTTGCTCGCAAGTCCAGGAACTGCTTCTGGAGTTCTCTGCAGTGCTGCAAGTATCATGTGGAATTGGAATGCTTTGGTTAGAGGGGAAAACCTTACTGGGAAACATTTTAACCAACCCCCAGATGGTCCCTATGGTTCTTGGTATGGTCATTTTAAGGTGCCTCTTGAAGACCCATTCTCAGTTGTTGAGCAACCATCATCTCCACAGGCTGAGGAGTTGTCTGAGCCTGGTTTAGATTCTAAGCTTCGTCCAATTCCAAGGATTGTGATGAGGCAGATTCGTCATATATTAAACTCGTACCCCAAAGGGGTTTCCATCACAGAACTCCGTTCAGAGTTGGGAAAAAGTAATGTGAAAATTGACAAAGATTTCTATGGATATAGAAAGTTTTCCCACTTTCTTTTGTCCATGCCGCacattttaaagcttcaaagtAGAGGTGATGGCCAGTACTGTGTTCAAAGAATCGCATCAAAAGCTCCTGAACCTGTTGAGTCCATTGCACCTATATCAGTGGGGCCTGTTTCTAATAGTGAAAACAGGGAGCTCAGTTTAAATCCAAAGCTACACAACACGGAACTTTCTGGTAGTGGAGCTGTGAATGGGAAGTCATCACTGCCTCTATCCCCAGAACTAAAGGTCAAAGAGCCTCCAACAAAAGTGGAGGAGCCTCCAATAAAAGAGGAAGAGCCCCCTCCACTTGGCCAGAAGGTTGCTGAAACAACTAATGCACATGCAGCAGAGGAGCATTTGTCTCCTGTCGAGGGGCCAGAATCTTCGTCTGAAGTAggcttctttaaaaaaatatggagaaaatGGTTTAGCAGTAAGGACGGTGGTTTTGAGAAGGAAAGTAATAGAATCCCTGAAAAATGTGGTACTTGTGATGATAGCTCTGAGAAGATCAAATCTGAGGAAAAATGCATGGATTCCAAAAGCCAGCAAGCTGATCCAATAGAAATGGTGTCAATTTCTTCATCCAATGATGATGGGTCATTTCTGGACAAGAAATCCACCAGGAGTTCTGAAACATATGATGATAAATCTATTGCAAGCTCTAACTTCTTCAACAAGGTTGCAAATTGGTGTAAGTTTTGGAGAGCTAGCCCACAGTCTGACGTATTGAGTGATCAATCCTGGGAAAGACTGAACCAGATTAACAGTCATTCTGAAAAGCATGATTGTTTCTCAGAGGATTCTCTTTGGAGTGACATCAAATCATTTATGGCCACACCAAAAGGATCAGTTCTTGTTTCCCAGTCAAGGACCAG GGAACAAATGGCACAAAATCTGCGCAAGGAAGGGCCTCTGGTTCTTGGATCTCTCACGGAAACTGATCTGCTTCACTTGGTGGATTTATTAATTTCAGATAAAAAATGGGTTGAAGAAAACCCCACTCAAACTTCACCTTTCAAAGTCATTTGGCCTGTTGGAAAGAAATCTACTTCAAGTCAACCTCATGTTTCAAATGGGTTGAGCTCAATCTTTTTAGGCACGCAATCACAGTCAAACTTGCAGAGGCAACTGGAACATGGAGAGAAGAGAGATCAAAATTTACCTCATACTGGAGCGTCTCGACCTGTCATTGACAAGAAAATGCTGGACAGATCTAGAAGTGAGATATTGGCCCATTGTCAAAAGCTTGTGGATGAGATTTTGAAGGAATACCCAGAAGGGTTCAATATGGGTGCCTTCAGAAAATTGTTCCTAGAGAGGTATGGCTATTCACTTGATGTACAGAAGCTTGGTTACCAAAGATTGGCATCACTTCTGCAGATAATGCCTGGGGTGAAAATAGAATCTACCTATATTGTTCCTTCCTGGACAGCTTCTAAAGGTTCCCTTTTGGAAAGTTCTGATACTAATGGTCAGGAGGACAATGTCAGTGGAAAGGTAGGTAATTCAGATAGTGAATTGTCTGATGCATCCAGGAAGGAAGATGATCTTGACTCTCCATGGGAAGAACTTGGGCCTGTTGCTGACACAAATTCTAACAGAAATGAAATGGAATCAGAGTTAcgaaggaagaaaaaagaagagacaGTGAGACAGGTACATCTTGACTATGAACCTTCCCCATCAGATGATGATTTTTCAGATTCAGAAGGGGAGACCTCGCTCTCAACTGGAACTGACAGGCAAGAGAGGCCTAAAATAAGCAAGGAAGACAGCTCATTATTACGGATTCTTGATTCATGGTACAGCAGTAAAGAAGATAACAAGAGAAGGGATGGGGTAGAAAATGCTGATGGCATGATTGATTGTTCCAGAAATGATTTGAAGTCATCTGGTTCATCTGGATTTTTCTCTGAGGATGACACTTCTCCAATAAACTGCAGAAAGAAGCAAAGACCTGTTAGGAGCTATTCTTTTGTTTCAGACCATGGAGATGATAAGGACAAATTGATTGATGGTATATTAGGGAGCTTGAAAAAATCAGGTGAGTCAAGGATGCATAGCTGA